One Vicia villosa cultivar HV-30 ecotype Madison, WI linkage group LG5, Vvil1.0, whole genome shotgun sequence genomic window, tgtttgcacatcatgcatatggattatattctgtgttccttggggtcttctgttctgttttgcaggttgggtgggatgttctatgaggtaaaaggcccaatacccaggccagagtgacacataggatacctaggatagagtggatagtcatgacgccgatgagatgtcaggtcttgtctagtgcgatcatgagacccacgcccagtcgaggtccaaagggggtatcattgttggcatgtagatgcaacaacattggtgcctcaggaggactgataacgctggttgccattttgacctaccctgacctagactacacccgtgagtggggagggatatacatgacaggtaccgttggtgactatttggtTCTGTGGGTGACTATTTGGTTCTATTGATGATTATGGTTCTTCTGGTTCTCTGatctatgccggacctttgatcctatgACATCTTCTTGCTCGGAATTATTGCCTTGGTCCCTCTATGTCGTGGGGACCCAAtctgcatcattttcatcatagcatgtttacatttcaaaaaaaaaaaaaagaagaaagaaaagaaagaaaagaaagaaaagaaaaaagttaaTTCTCATTTGCATgtcatttttcagggtatccagaAAATATCAATCTCTGTCAAGAATGGATAACAACGTGACCGTCAATCAAGGAGCTACAAGGCGCACACACACTTATACTTTCCATCGCGAGGGTATGGTTCAATTGGGACAATTGGGTGAATTGGTCACTGGTCATAATGAAACAGTGTTCAGTGACAATTATGGCAACATATTATCTCTTCTGTATTCGCGTGTCGACGAATGGGCCTTatctactcttcttcagttctacGACCCAGATATCCGTTGTTTCACATTTTCGGATTATCAGCTAGCTCCCACTCTTGAAGAGTACTCTTACCTCCTcaacatcaagattcaacacagagTGCCTTTTGTTTGTGTCCCAGAGAAACCTAGGTTGGATTacattgccaacgctctttatttgagcttggGGGATGTTCATGATAACTGGAAGAAGAATGGTGATACTCATGGCTTCTACATGAGTTTCCTGGTTGAAAAAGCTCAAGAATTTGCTGACAAAGGAATATGGGAGGCCTTCAATGCTATTTTGGCCGCTCTGATCTATGGAATTGTGATGTTTCCcaacattcacaagttcgttgaCTTGGCTGCTATATGTCTTTTTATGGACAAGAATCCAATACCCACCCTATTGGCTGACACATATTATTCTATTCACTCTCGGCATGGTAAAAGGGGGGCTATTCGAGGTTGCTTGTCGCTGTTATATAAATGGTTCAAATCTCACTTGCCTGCTAGTGGTCCGTTTGTTACCTCTACTCAGAAATGGTCTCAGAGAATCATGGGACTTACTGCAAACGATATAGTATGGTATCAATTCCGAACAGGCATATCTGAAGTCATTATTAGGTGCGGAAACTTTGGTAACGTCCCGCTCATTGGGACAAGAGGATGTATTAACTACAACCCAATTCTAGCTCTTCGTCAGTTGGGTTATACCATGAAGAGTGGGCCTTCGGATAGGGAGATTTACCAATCCGTGTACTTTGAAAGGGGAGCTGACCCTGTAGCGCTTGAGGAAATCAGGAAAGCCTGGAATAACATTCATATAGGTGAGAGATCTACTCTGGGAGCCAAGAATGCCATTGCTATGGAGCCCTATACCGATTGGGTTAAGGAGAGAGTCAAGACACTTTTGTTACCATTCCCGAGGGTCCCTCTCTTGTATGCACAACCTCCGAAGATATCAGAAACTATGGTATCAAGAGAACGTTTTGACCAGGTCCGCGTCGCCAATTTGAGACTGAAAGAGAAAGATAGGGATATGGATTTGAAGCGCTATTTCCTTAAACAGACAAAGAATGAACTGGCCCGTGAACTTAAAACTCTCAAAGGAGAGTCTTCTCAAGCCAGGAAGAGAGTTAGAACTGAAAAGGACGGAAAAGCTGTTGTTGCTCCTACTGAAGATCCTCAAAAGGTTATAGAAAAGGCTataaaggaagaaaaagagaagCTCAGACGAGAGTATCAAGAAGACCTGAAAGCCCACAAGCTCCGACTGGAGAAAGAAACCAAGTATGAGTTGAGGACCATGaagaagaaactggaagaagagaccactcAGAGAATAGCAGTTGAGACCCAACtaaaaggaagtcacctccgcaccgcccgactagctgaagagaatgtcaagctCAGAGATCAAATGATGAGTGAAGCAAATGCACTTGAGAAGACCTATATCCCAGAATGCAAAGGGTGTGAAGAACTTAGGGATTGCTGCAAGAATCTAGACAAACAGTTATTCCGAAAAGATGAAGTGATCCAAAGCCTTGTCAAAGGAAGAGATCGGGAGACGACTAAGAAGCTATTTGACGAAACAAAGAAGTGGAGTGACGCCCATTTCAGACAAGGAGGGCCTTTGTTCTACATTGAGATGAATTGATAACTGAATTTGTTTGTAGATCACCACCAgatttgttggatggggtctctattgctctttatattgaaACATTGTTATTTGTGTTTGAACCTACTCGCCTTAGGGGGCtattatgaatgaaatgaattgcTTTCCGTTTTCACTTGATATCTCTCTCGTCACGTTGTTATTTGTTCTTGACTATCAATCTTACTTTGGATACCCTGAAAATGACACAacacatcatatgcacacatgcactcatacattcacattatcacattgcatttttcaggttattgcacaagaaactaattggggtccttttcagcaacagatttctttcccgacgacgaagctgactttcttacatccttaccgcaccaggagtaacgagagaatcatggaacaatttgaacagaatcaagctgccctccgtagggatatggatgttatgggggagagaatggcccaacttatgga contains:
- the LOC131604768 gene encoding uncharacterized protein LOC131604768; this translates as MDNNVTVNQGATRRTHTYTFHREGMVQLGQLGELVTGHNETVFSDNYGNILSLLYSRVDEWALSTLLQFYDPDIRCFTFSDYQLAPTLEEYSYLLNIKIQHRVPFVCVPEKPRLDYIANALYLSLGDVHDNWKKNGDTHGFYMSFLVEKAQEFADKGIWEAFNAILAALIYGIVMFPNIHKFVDLAAICLFMDKNPIPTLLADTYYSIHSRHGKRGAIRGCLSLLYKWFKSHLPASGPFVTSTQKWSQRIMGLTANDIVWYQFRTGISEVIIRCGNFGNVPLIGTRGCINYNPILALRQLGYTMKSGPSDREIYQSVYFERGADPVALEEIRKAWNNIHIGERSTLGAKNAIAMEPYTDWVKERVKTLLLPFPRVPLLYAQPPKISETMVSRERFDQVRVANLRLKEKDRDMDLKRYFLKQTKNELARELKTLKGESSQARKRVRTEKDGKAVVAPTEDPQKVIEKAIKEEKEKLRREYQEDLKAHKLRLEKETKSPPDLLDGVSIALYIETLLFVFEPTRLRGLL